A genomic stretch from Oncorhynchus tshawytscha isolate Ot180627B linkage group LG07, Otsh_v2.0, whole genome shotgun sequence includes:
- the cd8a gene encoding T-cell surface glycoprotein CD8 alpha chain: MKMVQKWMQTLVLLFFCQETLQLSSLTEKTDGERVEITCAPVSKTKSNMVIWFRVQDNAGMEFIASFSTKDGMKKTYFNNEVFSEEQIKKNILILKAFKKARDSGVYSCASINGNALVFGEVTRLAGPAPMTTTTTTTTPMTTTIELTSSTTAKSCKVGKVDPTASCDLIVWAPLTAGCGFLFLLLIITVCHCNRIRTKRCPHHYKRQPRMATPGQQHPIANNRLF, encoded by the exons atgaaaatggtccaAAAGTGGATGCAGACACTTGTTTTACTGTTCTTTTGTCAAG AAACTCTCCAACTAAGTTCTCTGACAGAGAAaacggatggagagagggtggagatcaCTTGTGCACCAGTCTCTAAGACTAAGAGCAACATGGTGATTTGGTTTAGAGTGCAAGACAACGCTGGAATGGAGTTTATTGCATCGTTTAGTACCAAGGACGGTATGAAGAAAACATACTTTAACAATGAGGTCTTCAGCGAGGAGCAGATAAAGAAAAACATCTTGATACTGAAGGCTTTCAAAAAGGCTCGAGATAGTGGCGTCTACAGCTGTGCATCAATCAATGGTAACGCGCTTGTGTTTGGTGAAGTAACTCGACTTGCTGGGCCAG CCCCTATGACAACAACAACCACGACGACTACACCAATGACCACAACCATAGAGCTAACCAGCTCTACAACTGCCAAGTCGTGCAAAG TGGGAAAGGTGGACCCTACTGCATCCTGTGATTTGATTGTTTGGGCCCCATTGACTGCTGGCTGtggcttcctcttcctcctcctcatcatcactgTATGCCACTGCAACC GGATAAGAACAAAAAGATGCCCACATCATTATAAAAGACA GCCGAGAATGGCAACACCGGGGCAACAACATCCTATAGCCAACAACAGACTTTTCTAA